One window from the genome of Nicotiana tomentosiformis chromosome 5, ASM39032v3, whole genome shotgun sequence encodes:
- the LOC104106182 gene encoding phragmoplastin interacting protein 1 — MVLSNKKLKQKVRAAKAELLAASESELKRNSTNVEDPNPKSLKSLLDSVTQKPRLSKRDKHREKTLSSQEEEEGGPPEQKKGKNKKRKRHESEKENGELKTEKKPIKKKKKKKNKGKQRLEDREVKEGVTFGDGGNGEAEAEAEAEAVEPSKSVEREERGDISRKVYVGGIPYYSTEDDIRSYFEGCGTITEVDCMNFPDSGKFRGIAIITFKTEAAAKRAMELDGSDMGGLFLKIQSYKSARANKASNFSPNMVEGYNRVYVGNLSWDVTEDDLKKLFSDCSISSIRFGEDKETGEFQGYAHVDFADSVSVNMALKLDQKNVCGRPVRISCAVAKTGAVKKGGATNSRPMPKNENADSATTSTVSAKIRRRTCYECGERGHLSSSCPKKQEIDQVAN, encoded by the exons ATGGTTCTATCAAACAAGAAGTTGAAACAAAAAGTAAGAGCAGCTAAAGCTGAACTGCTAGCTGCATCGGAGTCGGAGCTTAAAAGAAATTCCACCAACGTGGAAGACCCAAATCCAAAATCCCTCAAATCTCTTCTAGATTCAGTGACTCAGAAGCCCAGATTATCCAAGAGGGATAAACATAGAGAAAAGACACTTTCTtctcaagaagaagaagaaggtgggCCACCGGAGcagaagaaaggaaaaaataagaAGAGGAAGAGACATGAAAGCGAGAAGGAGAATGGGGAGCTGAAGACAGAGAAAAAGCCTatcaagaaaaagaagaagaagaagaataaagggAAGCAGAGGTTAGAAGATAGGGAAGTGAAGGAAGGTGTGACTTTTGgggatggaggaaatggagaagcagaagcagaagcagaagcagaagcagtggAGCCTAGTAAAAGCGTGGAAAG GGAAGAAAGAGGCGATATTTCTAGAAAAGTTTATGTTGGAGGAATTCCTTATTATTCCACTGAGGACGATATTAGGAGTTACTTTGAAGGTTGTGGCACCATTACAGAAGTTGATTGTATGAATTTCCCTGACAGCGGAAAGTTCAGAGGAATTGCCATTATCACTTTTAAG ACTGAAGCAGCTGCTAAGAGAGCCATGGAACTGGATGGTTCTGATAT GGGTGGACTATTTCTGAAAATCCAGTCATACAAGTCAGCTAGAGCAAACAAAGCATCCAACTTCTCGCCAAACATGGTGGAGGGGTATAATAGGGTATATGTGGGTAACTTATCATGGGATGTAACAGAGGATGACTTGAAGAAACTTTTTTCAGATTGCAGCATAAGTTCTATCCGATTTGGTGAAGATAAAGAAACAGGAGAATTTCAGGGCTACGCACATGTGGATTTTGCTGATAGTGTCTCTGTAAACATGGCATTAAAGTTGGATCAAAAAAATGTATGTGGTAGACCTGTTAGAATAAGTTGTGCTGTTGCAAAGACAGGAGCTGTAAAGAAAGGCGGAGCGACCAATTCAAGACCTATGCCCAAAAACGAAAATGCGGATAGTGCTACAACAAGCACTGTCAGCGCAAAGATTAGGAGGCGGACATGCTACGAATGTGGAGAGCGTGGCCACCTTTCATCTTCTTGTCCAAAGAAACAAGAAATTGATCAAGTTGCTAATTGA